In the genome of Campylobacter avium LMG 24591, the window TTAATCTTTGTAAAAGCAATTCTTCTTCCTTAGCACTTTCTTCTCTTTCATATATAGTAGCTTCTCTCATAGCTGTTTTAATCACTTCTTGCAAATCAGCCGGCAAGCCTTGCCAAAATTTCTCAGAAGCAACTACTAAATAGCCCAAATATCCGTGATTTGACATAGTTATAGAGCTTTGAACCTCATAAAATTTGGAGTTATATAAATTTGAAAGTGGATTTTCAGCCGCATCAACAACACCTGTTTGTAGAGCAGAATATACCTCGCCAAAAGGTAAAACTTGCGGTATAGCCTTCATAGCCTTAGTTTGTTCTTCTAAAACCTTAGAAGACATTATCCTCATCTTTTGACCCTCTGCATCGCTTGGTACTACGATAGGCTTTTTGTTTGTGCTAAATTGCTTAAAACCAGCGTCCCAATAATCAAGAGCTATGTAACCTTTAGCAGAGATTACATCTTTTAAGATTTGTCCTACTTCTCCGTCCATTACCTTGTGCAAATGCTCTGTATCTCTAAAGATAAAAGGCACATCCCAGAGGTTAAATTCCTTAGCTATAGGTGTAAATTTAGAAAAAGAAGGTGCTGCCATTTGGATATTATTTCTCTTTAACTCTT includes:
- a CDS encoding DctP family TRAP transporter solute-binding subunit encodes the protein MAAIALTACSSEKTDTNQTSANADSGKIYEIKFAHVVSANTPKGKAADLFAKRVEELSNGRIKVHVFPSAQLVDDDKVFQELKRNNIQMAAPSFSKFTPIAKEFNLWDVPFIFRDTEHLHKVMDGEVGQILKDVISAKGYIALDYWDAGFKQFSTNKKPIVVPSDAEGQKMRIMSSKVLEEQTKAMKAIPQVLPFGEVYSALQTGVVDAAENPLSNLYNSKFYEVQSSITMSNHGYLGYLVVASEKFWQGLPADLQEVIKTAMREATIYEREESAKEEELLLQRLKDNDKTGTKIFELTEEQKKQWQDLMVGIYPKFYDLVGKDLIEKTLNTK